The Streptomyces sp. Alt3 genome has a segment encoding these proteins:
- a CDS encoding trifunctional class I SAM-dependent methyltransferase/NUDIX hydrolase/VOC family protein, which translates to MTTIDWDAAADSFDEEPDHGLHDPVVRSAWARRMESWLPTARSAVLDLGCGTGSLSLLVAGQGHRVTAVDRSPRMAEHARAKLAGTGTEVLVGDAARPPVGGQRFDVILARHTVWLLPDPAAALRHWFSLLRPGGRLLLIEGVWNGTGLSAARLTALLHEHTERVHHEPLSGDSLLWGKEVDDERYALVARAEPPRRHREVVDVHLVLRRGSDVLLARRAGTGYADGLLHAPSGHAEDGEDVRAAMIRETAEEIGVELDPDELRVALVMQHRGPGGNPRTGWFFEVDLDPARPPRNAEPDKCSELGWYPLHALPDDMVAYCRAALDAYRAGQRFLVHWHEDTDAVAYEPRGIRRAVPLPVAAAPTGRLHHLELWVPDLAEADAEWGWLLGRLGHLPYQRWSHGRSWRRGDSYVVVERSPDGAGGRHDRLRPGLNHLAFHVRDRDTLDTLVADAPGHGWRLLFPDRHPYAGGSGHYAAYLENTAGYEVELVAP; encoded by the coding sequence ATGACCACGATCGACTGGGACGCCGCCGCCGACTCCTTCGACGAGGAACCCGACCACGGGCTCCACGACCCCGTGGTCCGCAGTGCCTGGGCGCGGCGGATGGAGAGCTGGCTGCCCACGGCGCGCTCCGCTGTCCTCGACCTCGGCTGCGGCACGGGCAGCCTGTCCCTCCTCGTCGCCGGCCAGGGACACCGCGTCACCGCCGTCGACCGGTCACCGCGCATGGCGGAGCACGCGCGGGCCAAACTGGCGGGGACCGGCACCGAGGTGCTCGTCGGCGACGCGGCGCGGCCCCCGGTCGGCGGACAGCGGTTCGACGTGATCCTCGCCAGGCACACGGTGTGGCTGCTGCCGGACCCCGCGGCCGCTTTGCGGCACTGGTTCTCACTGCTGCGGCCGGGCGGCCGGCTGCTGCTGATCGAGGGCGTGTGGAACGGCACCGGTCTCTCCGCGGCCCGCCTCACCGCCCTCCTCCACGAACACACGGAGCGCGTCCACCACGAGCCGCTCTCCGGGGACTCCCTGCTCTGGGGCAAGGAGGTCGACGACGAGCGGTACGCGCTGGTGGCCCGCGCCGAGCCGCCCCGCAGGCACCGTGAGGTCGTCGACGTCCACCTCGTCCTGCGCAGGGGCTCCGACGTGCTGCTGGCCCGGCGGGCCGGCACGGGATACGCCGACGGGCTCCTCCACGCCCCCTCGGGCCACGCGGAGGACGGCGAGGACGTGCGGGCGGCGATGATCCGGGAGACGGCCGAGGAGATCGGCGTCGAACTGGACCCGGACGAACTCCGGGTGGCCCTGGTGATGCAGCACAGGGGGCCGGGTGGCAACCCCCGGACGGGCTGGTTCTTCGAGGTGGACCTCGACCCCGCCCGCCCACCCCGCAACGCCGAGCCGGACAAGTGCTCCGAGCTGGGCTGGTACCCGCTGCATGCACTGCCGGACGACATGGTGGCGTACTGCCGCGCCGCACTCGACGCATACCGCGCCGGGCAGCGCTTCCTGGTCCACTGGCACGAGGACACCGACGCCGTCGCGTACGAACCCCGCGGGATCCGGCGCGCCGTCCCGCTGCCGGTGGCGGCGGCCCCCACCGGCCGGCTGCACCACCTGGAGCTGTGGGTTCCCGACCTCGCCGAGGCCGACGCGGAGTGGGGGTGGCTGCTCGGCCGGCTCGGCCACCTCCCTTACCAGCGCTGGTCGCACGGCCGCAGCTGGCGGCGCGGCGACAGCTACGTCGTCGTCGAGCGGTCACCGGACGGCGCCGGCGGCCGGCACGACCGGCTGCGGCCCGGGCTCAACCACCTGGCGTTCCACGTCCGGGACCGTGACACGCTCGACACCCTGGTGGCCGACGCGCCCGGACACGGCTGGCGGCTCCTCTTCCCCGACCGCCACCCGTACGCCGGAGGCAGCGGCCACTACGCGGCGTACCTGGAGAACACGGCCGGCTACGAGGTGGAGCTGGTCGCCCCCTGA
- a CDS encoding AMP-binding protein: MTGIDEVRRILRDLGIGEELLHDDARLRAHLALDSVDLTQIQVELADRFATRIDLWTGPDYSVRQLAGVLDEREPDADADACVEYRDRGWWRPEFLDDLALSTRVHPGHRAALADAARTFTRAELDAAVSGCTARLARNGIRPGETVLVQLPNQVQFVVLVLALVRLGARPALAHPALREHELDPVVTALAPAALAVPARHRRFDHLRFAERLRERHPSVRTVLVSGPAGPAEGRVDVDRLIDACDRAPARADRSPSDTALFLLSSGTTGSPKPIARTHEALGHVIRAAAAVSGLTAASVFLAVLPVAHGFAFSAPGLLGTLASGGKVVLASPDEPAAALALIERERVTHCALTPALALRWLTARAAHSGDDVSSLRVLQVGGARLDASTAARLADAFECRIQQVYGMSEGQLNFTRLDDPPEITFTTQGRPSSPGDETLVVDEEGRCVAEGDLGELLVKGPGVITGYHGDASAASFTADGFYRTGDLVRRHPSGNLVVAGRLKDVINRGGEKIPADEMEALVLTHPGVRAVAAVAMPHPSLGEAVCLYVVGGDDGAPRLPDLRRHLEDRGLARFKLPERLVEVPALPLTAVGKTDRTRLREDIAARLGAEG, from the coding sequence ATGACGGGCATCGACGAAGTGCGAAGAATCCTGCGTGACCTGGGAATCGGCGAAGAGCTGCTGCACGACGACGCGCGGTTGCGCGCGCATCTGGCGCTCGACTCGGTCGATCTCACGCAGATCCAGGTGGAGTTGGCCGACCGGTTCGCCACTCGCATCGATCTCTGGACCGGTCCTGACTACAGCGTCCGGCAGCTCGCCGGCGTACTCGACGAACGCGAACCCGACGCGGACGCGGACGCTTGCGTGGAGTACCGGGACCGGGGCTGGTGGCGCCCGGAATTCCTGGACGACCTCGCACTGAGCACCCGTGTGCACCCGGGGCACCGGGCGGCGCTGGCCGACGCCGCCCGCACCTTCACCAGAGCGGAGCTCGACGCGGCGGTGTCGGGCTGCACCGCCCGGCTGGCACGCAACGGCATCCGCCCCGGCGAGACCGTACTCGTGCAGCTTCCGAACCAGGTCCAGTTCGTCGTTCTCGTGCTGGCTCTTGTCAGACTCGGTGCGCGCCCGGCTCTCGCCCATCCGGCCCTGCGTGAGCACGAACTGGACCCGGTGGTCACCGCGTTGGCACCCGCGGCGCTCGCGGTACCGGCGCGGCACCGGCGCTTCGACCACCTGCGGTTCGCCGAACGTCTCCGCGAACGGCATCCGTCCGTACGGACCGTCCTCGTCTCGGGCCCCGCCGGCCCGGCAGAAGGGCGCGTGGACGTCGACCGTCTCATCGATGCCTGTGACCGGGCCCCCGCCCGCGCGGACCGGAGCCCCTCGGACACCGCCCTCTTCCTGCTGTCGAGCGGCACCACAGGCTCCCCCAAGCCCATCGCCCGCACCCATGAGGCGCTCGGGCACGTGATCCGCGCGGCGGCGGCGGTCTCGGGGCTGACGGCGGCCTCGGTGTTCCTCGCCGTCCTGCCCGTGGCACACGGTTTCGCCTTCTCCGCCCCGGGGCTGCTCGGTACGCTCGCCTCCGGCGGAAAGGTCGTACTCGCCTCGCCGGACGAGCCGGCCGCGGCCCTGGCGCTGATCGAGCGGGAACGCGTCACCCACTGCGCGCTCACGCCGGCGCTCGCCCTGCGGTGGCTCACCGCCCGTGCCGCCCACAGCGGCGATGACGTGTCGAGCCTGCGGGTCCTTCAGGTCGGCGGGGCACGCCTGGACGCGTCCACGGCCGCCCGGCTGGCCGATGCCTTCGAGTGCCGGATCCAGCAGGTGTACGGCATGAGTGAGGGACAGCTGAATTTCACCCGGCTCGACGATCCGCCCGAGATCACGTTCACCACGCAGGGGCGGCCGTCCTCGCCGGGTGACGAGACCCTGGTGGTGGACGAGGAGGGCCGGTGCGTAGCCGAAGGCGACCTCGGCGAGCTCCTGGTCAAGGGCCCCGGGGTCATCACGGGATACCACGGCGACGCATCGGCCGCGTCGTTCACCGCCGACGGCTTCTACCGCACCGGCGACCTCGTCCGCCGCCACCCGTCCGGGAACCTCGTGGTCGCCGGGCGTCTGAAGGACGTGATCAACCGCGGAGGGGAGAAGATCCCGGCGGACGAGATGGAGGCGCTGGTCCTGACGCACCCGGGTGTGCGGGCCGTCGCAGCCGTCGCCATGCCGCATCCCTCGCTGGGCGAAGCCGTCTGCCTGTACGTCGTGGGGGGAGACGACGGGGCCCCGCGGCTGCCGGACCTCCGCAGGCACCTGGAGGACAGAGGTCTAGCCCGGTTCAAACTGCCGGAACGCCTCGTCGAGGTACCGGCGTTGCCCCTGACCGCGGTCGGCAAGACGGACAGGACACGATTGCGTGAGGACATCGCCGCCCGGCTGGGGGCGGAGGGCTGA
- a CDS encoding alpha/beta fold hydrolase has product MNPFTGGTLAVPGAKIYFEVRGEGPLLLLIGGGNSDAAVFKRLAAVLALGHRVVTYDPRGNSRSVLDGTAADQRVEEHADDAYRLVHHLAGPDEPAYVFGSCSGGLVALELTIRHPDRIRLAVAHEPPVLGVLPDAPQHMALLDDICRTHRREGMAPALVKLQALHGGRPAPALPEEHDNTDFFLSHFVRPFTRFVPDLTALDEVSDKVVWAGGHASRGDLVHRPALVLAERSGRTVELFPGGHIGYARYPADFAERLVEVLATAPGATDRPRDTTGGGL; this is encoded by the coding sequence ATGAACCCATTCACCGGAGGGACGCTCGCTGTACCGGGCGCGAAGATCTATTTCGAGGTGCGCGGCGAGGGGCCGCTCCTGCTGCTCATCGGGGGAGGGAACTCCGACGCGGCCGTGTTCAAGCGTCTGGCCGCCGTCCTGGCCCTCGGCCACCGTGTCGTCACCTACGACCCGCGCGGGAATTCACGCAGTGTGCTCGACGGCACCGCGGCGGACCAGAGGGTCGAGGAGCACGCCGACGACGCGTACCGCCTGGTCCACCACCTGGCGGGCCCGGACGAGCCGGCGTACGTCTTCGGCAGCTGCTCGGGCGGGCTCGTCGCGCTGGAACTCACGATCCGGCACCCGGACAGGATCCGGCTGGCCGTCGCCCATGAACCACCGGTTCTCGGTGTCCTTCCGGACGCCCCGCAGCACATGGCGCTCCTCGACGACATCTGCCGGACGCATCGCCGTGAGGGTATGGCACCGGCCCTCGTGAAGCTCCAGGCCCTCCACGGAGGCCGGCCCGCTCCGGCTCTCCCCGAGGAGCACGACAACACCGACTTCTTCCTGAGCCACTTCGTCCGGCCGTTCACACGCTTCGTGCCGGACCTCACCGCACTCGACGAGGTCTCGGACAAGGTGGTGTGGGCCGGCGGCCACGCCTCACGCGGGGATCTCGTGCACCGCCCCGCGCTCGTCCTCGCCGAGCGGTCCGGCCGCACCGTCGAACTGTTCCCCGGCGGCCACATCGGCTATGCGAGGTATCCCGCCGACTTCGCGGAGCGGCTCGTGGAGGTCCTCGCCACAGCACCCGGCGCCACGGACCGGCCCCGGGACACGACCGGCGGGGGGTTGTGA
- a CDS encoding DUF402 domain-containing protein → MSARSADSGTTLTVALVKAGRTKIRYPAEPVGDDGNRITVRAPWAAPGVRDFGFVRFEPGDVFTEHYWRDRWYAVKEVRTGGGELKGWYCDITRPAVLRDGELLVEDLDLDLWVSADGSSVLRLDEDEFEESGLAGRDAPAAEAAVRALDELEHLARTEGLAGLVG, encoded by the coding sequence ATGTCCGCGAGATCGGCTGATTCAGGGACCACCTTGACGGTGGCCCTGGTCAAGGCGGGCCGCACGAAGATCCGTTACCCGGCAGAGCCGGTCGGGGACGACGGGAACCGGATCACCGTCCGCGCGCCGTGGGCCGCCCCGGGGGTCCGGGACTTCGGCTTCGTACGCTTCGAGCCCGGGGACGTCTTCACCGAGCACTACTGGCGCGACCGGTGGTACGCGGTGAAGGAGGTCCGTACCGGGGGCGGGGAGCTGAAGGGCTGGTACTGCGACATCACCCGGCCCGCCGTGCTCCGCGACGGTGAACTCCTGGTCGAGGACCTGGACCTGGACCTGTGGGTCTCGGCCGACGGCTCGTCCGTCCTGCGGCTGGACGAGGACGAGTTCGAGGAGAGCGGCCTCGCCGGCCGTGACGCCCCGGCGGCGGAGGCCGCCGTCCGGGCCCTGGACGAGCTGGAACACCTCGCCCGCACCGAGGGGCTGGCAGGACTGGTCGGGTAA
- a CDS encoding GNAT family N-acetyltransferase gives MTVRVRDFLPADAEAWVRVRRAALPFMVTTPEQVLRDLADAHPDRRYRLLVAEEDGEVIGTAQAGISHESPKPGQGFCNPYVHPDRRGRGAGSLLLRTGEEHLAGAGASAVYTWVLDEPADRAFAAKRGYAARRPAHFLRLGLTDGSLPPLQDVPSGVELLTAADFEDDPRPLFEADAETTADEPSDVPVEFSDYEDWLATTWRRPGFDHALTTVVTVDGQVAAFSAAQTDGLTRYWSAMTGTRRAFRGRGLAKLAKNTSLHRARAAGYTDAYTGNDADNGPMLAVNRWFGYEICATEVRHVREIG, from the coding sequence ATGACGGTACGCGTGCGTGACTTCCTGCCCGCCGACGCGGAGGCCTGGGTGCGGGTGCGGCGTGCCGCTCTGCCCTTCATGGTGACGACTCCGGAACAGGTCCTGCGCGATCTGGCCGACGCCCATCCGGACAGGCGGTACCGGCTGCTGGTGGCCGAGGAGGACGGCGAGGTGATCGGGACCGCGCAGGCCGGGATCTCGCACGAGAGCCCGAAGCCCGGTCAGGGCTTCTGCAATCCGTACGTCCATCCGGACAGGAGGGGCCGGGGTGCGGGGTCGCTGCTCCTGCGGACCGGTGAGGAGCATCTGGCCGGTGCCGGGGCGAGCGCCGTCTACACCTGGGTGCTGGACGAGCCGGCCGACCGTGCGTTCGCCGCGAAGCGCGGGTACGCGGCGCGACGGCCCGCGCACTTCCTCCGGCTCGGCCTGACGGACGGCTCGCTGCCACCGCTCCAGGACGTGCCCTCCGGGGTCGAGCTGCTCACCGCGGCGGACTTCGAGGACGATCCGCGGCCTCTGTTCGAGGCGGACGCGGAGACGACCGCGGACGAGCCGAGCGATGTCCCGGTGGAGTTCTCCGACTACGAGGACTGGCTGGCGACGACCTGGCGGCGGCCCGGCTTCGACCACGCGCTCACCACGGTCGTGACGGTGGACGGACAGGTAGCGGCGTTCAGTGCCGCGCAGACCGACGGACTGACCCGCTACTGGTCGGCCATGACCGGCACCCGGCGCGCCTTCCGGGGCAGGGGGCTGGCGAAGCTCGCCAAGAACACCTCCCTGCACCGGGCGCGCGCCGCCGGGTACACGGACGCCTACACCGGCAACGACGCCGACAACGGCCCGATGCTGGCGGTCAACCGCTGGTTCGGCTACGAGATCTGTGCCACGGAGGTACGCCATGTCCGCGAGATCGGCTGA
- a CDS encoding GntR family transcriptional regulator, with protein MTLKIAVDPDSATAPYEQLRAQLSGQARSGDLPVGYRLPTVRGLAGELGLAANTVAKAYRALEADGVIETRGRNGTFVAAAGDAAARNAATAAQEYAEQARRLGLSEADALAQAEDAVRAAYAR; from the coding sequence GTGACCCTGAAGATCGCAGTTGACCCGGACTCCGCCACCGCCCCCTACGAGCAGCTGCGCGCCCAGCTGTCCGGACAGGCCCGCTCCGGGGACCTGCCCGTCGGCTACCGTCTTCCGACCGTGCGCGGCCTCGCCGGGGAACTCGGCCTCGCCGCCAACACGGTGGCCAAGGCCTACCGTGCCCTGGAGGCCGACGGGGTGATCGAGACCCGGGGCCGCAACGGGACGTTCGTCGCCGCGGCGGGTGACGCGGCGGCCCGCAACGCGGCCACGGCGGCCCAGGAGTACGCCGAACAGGCCCGGCGCCTCGGCCTGTCGGAGGCGGACGCGCTCGCACAGGCCGAGGACGCCGTACGGGCGGCCTACGCGCGATAG